A region from the Aegilops tauschii subsp. strangulata cultivar AL8/78 chromosome 5, Aet v6.0, whole genome shotgun sequence genome encodes:
- the LOC109784250 gene encoding uncharacterized protein isoform X2, producing the protein MGRLNDDRIISKCGGLPLSTVNIASLLLPRMRSPAVEQWEKVESSLPSTLRTDPTSQGIKDVLILIYNELPLHLKACLLYLSMYPEGYSIRKDDLVKQWVAESLVSGIEYGYFNELVRRGMIKPVDTKYDGEVLSCTANHMVLDLIRYKSVEDNFIIAVNYFESTLRLPDKVRRLSVQFGGAKSAKIPESIRMSQVRSLLFCGPSRCVPSVLDYCLLRVLILHILADQDQMSFDFSRVGELFRLRYLMVECNITINLPDKIQGLEYLETLQLDGRLSAVPSDIGHLENLRHLRLPSQANVRDLGGLTNLQDLHLTLSIAQPVDHLEDTMNHLGSILDKLSNLQSLILASAGSSPVNTSSVSISCDGLSNVFPALAHLERLELLPRICIFPSLPKWFKTLDRLGSLKVGVRELSNSDTDIVKGLPSLTALSLYIQTAPAETIVFGNDGFSALKYFKLRCSEPLLKFEAGAMPNLRKLKLVFNAQEVQQHAVAPICIEHLAGLKEISAKIWGAGAAATESALRISVINDPKNPKINKQQVNWNFYTDEYTIMGTSEPAAVIVEERGEILEENTEYEYTGEDGNRQPDKDRIMGTSESTSVIVEEERDEILEENSEYEYSGDDGNRQPDKDRIMGTSESTSMIVEEERGEILEENSEYECSEEEGNRQPDKDRIMGTSESTAVNVEEERGEILEENSEYEYSGEDGKIQADKDRIMRTSESTAVNVEEERDEILEENSEYEYTGEDGNRQPDWYISMLRSLAEESSSRALPRRHTSPPLPWIRPSPRSPWRRHDRRCCQTLLSVLARTRRAVKAGWTAFKAAYEVRDDLLWWDNLAQCNAGELCMAAVQANNLMEDHCRVESSRTLGTCIGIFDGHGGPEAARFTADNLVRRLQFGARYSLRGMTDDIIREAFLDIEASFIELVSRQWLGKPTLAAVGTCCLVGIVHHRTLFVGNLGDSRAVLGKVGFGGQITMEQLTNEHNVRHESVRQELRARHPNDPDIVVPIDNVWSVKGKIQVSRSIGDAYLKHQQFNWEPLPSMFRLGEPFSRPILSANPSIISRRFQPSDRFIIFASAGLWEFLSNEEAIEIVHRNEPTLAAGKLIEAAVQKAGKKPEALSKHLKKTERGARRRFHDDITVVVLFLDHFLLEFDEQRRHPPFSIRCPLGNTLDMDNFMHLSDDD; encoded by the exons ATGGGACGTCTTAATGATG ATAGGATTATCAGCAAATGCGGTGGTTTACCGTTATCAACTGTAAATATAGCAAGCCTGTTGCTGCCAAGAATGCGGAGCCCTGCAGTGGAACAATGGGAGAAGGTAGAAAGTTCTCTACCGTCCACTTTGAGGACAGATCCTACTTCCCAAGGGATAAAAGATGTTCTAATCCTTATTTACAATGAGCTTCCACTTCATTTGAAGGCATGCTTGCTCTACCTTAGTATGTATCCAGAGGGCTACTCTATCAGGAAGGATGATTTGGTGAAGCAATGGGTAGCTGAAAGTTTGGTCAGTGGCATTGAGTATGGTTACTTTAATGAGCTTGTCAGAAGAGGTATGATCAAACCTGTAGACACCAAATATGACGGCGAGGTGTTGTCATGTACAGCTAACCACATGGTACTGGATCTTATCAGGTACAAATCCGTTGAGGATAATTTCATTATTGCTGTGAACTACTTTGAATCAACTCTACGGCTTCCTGACAAGGTTCGTCGGTTGTCCGTCCAGTTTGGAGGTGCAAAAAGTGCAAAGATACCGGAAAGCATCAGAATGTCCCAAGTTCGATCACTTCTATTTTGTGGACCCTCCAGATGTGTACCTTCCGTTCTGGATTATTGCCTTCTCCGAGTTCTGATTCTTCATATTTTGGCTGATCAAGACCAGATGAGTTTTGATTTCAGTAGAGTCGGTGAACTATTTCGACTGAGATATCTGATGGTTGAATGCAATATCACCATCAATTTACCAGACAAGATTCAAGGATTAGAATACTTGGAGACACTGCAATTAGATGGAAGGCTATCTGCGGTTCCATCAGATATTGGTCATTTGGAGAATTTACGGCACCTTCGCCTTCCCAGCCAGGCTAATGTGAGGGACCTTGGCGGGCTGACCAATCTCCAGGATCTTCATCTCACCCTTTCTATAGCACAGCCAGTTGATCATCTGGAGGATACCATGAACCACCTGGGCTCAATTCTCGACAAACTCAGCAACCTCCAGTCTTTGATTCTGGCATCTGCTGGTTCCTCTCCTGTAAATACCTCAAGTGTGAGCATTTCGTGTGATGGCTTGAGCAATGTGTTCCCTGCTCTGGCCCATCTCGAGAGACTTGAGTTATTGCCGCGGATTTGCATCTTTCCTAGCCTCCCAAAGTGGTTTAAAACACTCGACAGACTCGGCAGCCTAAAGGTAGGAGTTAGAGAGCTATCAAACAGTGATACTGATATCGTTAAAGGATTGCCTTCCCTCACTGCCCTCTCGCTGTATATCCAGACAGCGCCTGCAGAGACAATTGTCTTTGGCAACGACGGATTTTCAGCTCTCAAGTACTTCAAGTTGAGGTGCAGTGAGCCTTTGCTGAAATTTGAGGCTGGTGCAATGCCTAATCTTCGGAAGCTCAAGCTAGTCTTCAATGCCCAGGAAGTGCAGCAGCATGCTGTTGCACCTATCTGCATTGAGCACTTGGCAGGGCTTAAAGAGATATCCGCCAAAATTTGGGGTGCAGGTGCTGCTGCCACAGAGTCTGCCTTAAGGATTTCTGTTATTAATGATCCAAAAAATCCAAAAATCAACAAGCAACAGGTGAACTGGAATTTCTATACTGACGAATATACAATTATGGGGACATCAGAGCCAGCAGCCGTGATTGTAGAAGAACGAGGTGAGATCCTGGAAGAGAACACAGAATATGAGTACACAGGGGAAGATGGGAACAGACAACCTGACAAAGATAGAATTATGGGAACATCGGAGTCAACATCTGTGATTGTAGAAGAAGAACGAGATGAGATCTTGGAAGAAAACTCAGAATATGAGTATTCAGGGGACGATGGGAACAGACAACCTGACAAAGATAGAATTATGGGGACATCAGAGTCAACATCCATGATTGTAGAAGAAGAAAGAGGTGAGATCCTGGAAGAAAACTCAGAATATGAGTGCTCAGAGGAAGAGGGGAACAGACAACCTGACAAAGATAGAATTATGGGGACATCAGAGTCAACAGCCGTGAATGTAGAAGAAGAACGAGGTGAGATCCTGGAAGAAAACTCAGAATATGAGTATTCAGGGGAAGACGGGAAAATACAAGCTGACAAAGATAGAATTATGAGGACATCAGAGTCAACAGCTGTGAATGTAGAAGAAGAACGAGATGAGATCCTGGAAGAAAACTCAGAATATGAGTACACAGGGGAAGATGGGAACAGACAACCTGACTG GTATATTTCTATGCTTCGTTCTCTGGCAGAGGAGAGCTCCTCTCGTGCGTTGCCTCGGAGACACACCTCTCCTCCGTTGCCTTGGATACGCCCCTCTCCTAGGTCGCCTTGGAGACGCCACGACCGGCGATGTTGCCAGACGCTCCTCTCTGTGTTAGCCAGGACCAGGCGTGCCGTGAAAGCCGGCTGGACCGCCTTTAAAGCCGCCTACGAAGTCCGCGATGATCTCCTCTGGTGGGACAATCTTGCACAATGCAATGCCGGTGAGCTCTGCATGGCCGCCGTCCAGGCCAATAATCTGATGGAGGACCATTGTCGTGTAGAGTCGTCTCGTACCCTAGGCACCTGCATCGGGATCTTCGACGGTCACGGTGGCCCCGAGGCGGCCCGCTTCACTGCTGACAATCTCGTCCGTAGACTCCAATTTGGAGCCAGGTATAGCTTGCGGGGCATGACAGATGACATCATCAGGGAGGCATTCCTTGATATAGAGGCAAGCTTCATCGAGCTTGTCTCACGGCAATGGTTAGGCAAGCCGACCCTTGCCGCCGTCGGGACATGCTGCCTTGTCGGCATCGTGCACCACCGGACTCTCTTTGTCGGCAACCTCGGGGATTCCCGAGCTGTTCTCGGAAAGGTAGGTTTCGGCGGGCAGATTACTATGGAGCAGCTGACGAATGAACACAATGTTCGTCACGAGAGTGTCAGGCAGGAGCTCAGGGCTCGGCACCCCAATGATCCAGATATTGTGGTGCCTATTGATAATGTTTGGAGTGTGAAGGGCAAGATACAG GTGTCAAGATCAATAGGTGACGCATACTTGAAACACCAGCAGTTTAACTGGGAACCGCTACCTAGTATGTTCAGACTTGGTGAACCATTCAGCCGGCCTATACTGAGTGCCAACCCATCTATCATCTCACGTAGATTTCAACCAAGTGACCGCTTCATCATATTTGCCTCGGCTGGTCTGTGGGAATTCTTGAGCAATGAGGAAGCCATCGAGATTGTTCACAGAAACGAGCCTACT CTAGCTGCAGGAAAGCTTATAGAAGCAGCTGTCCAGAAAGCGGGGAAGAAACCTGAGGCGCTTTCCAAACATCTCAAGAAGACTGAGAGGGGGGCTCGCAGGCGTTTCCATGATGATATAACCGTGGTCGTCCTATTTCTAGATCATTTCCTGTTAGAGTTCGATGAACAACGCCGACATCCGCCGTTTTCCATAAGATGCCCATTAGGTAACACACTTGACATGGATAATTTCATGCATCTATCTGATGATGATTAA